In Nicotiana tabacum cultivar K326 chromosome 19, ASM71507v2, whole genome shotgun sequence, one DNA window encodes the following:
- the LOC107801586 gene encoding flap endonuclease GEN-like 1 isoform X2 — protein MGVGGNFWELLKPYRRAEGFDFLRNKRVAVDLSYWIVQQETAVKAHIRNPHIRLTFFRTINLFSKFGAFPVFVVDGTASPLKSQARIARFFRASGIDLSSLPLAEEGISIERNKAFQKCEQECVELLELLGVSVLKAKGEAEALCAQLNQEGQVDACITADSDAFLFGAKCVIKNIQPNSKEPFECYHMSDIESGLGLRRNHLIAISLLVGNDHNLIGVPGIGLETALRFVKSFSEDEILYRLQEIGGGDVQVLQRDVNLDCNFIPSSDESPQKTKVRHCSFCGHPGSKKAHLKFACQYCSSNADEGCIQKPSGFKCNCSSCDLDNKEKEQKRNENWQIKVCRMITSEQNFPNNEITEMYLNKHQQSDGDYHLTWSSPKTDMLVDYLAYYQHWEPSYTRQRMLPILSTIFLRDVASNSKDQLLCGQYEFDSIQRVKTRFGHQLYVINWKKTTREMSNEICIPSENPDTEQELRIADDESKDLLDEPEVLQIHIKDGCSFLSTEEDMELVQSAFPEKVSQFLRDKELKETKSSRKRSVKPENSESPRGVQPSITNFYRSSKVQVTPGNETGSSKISADTSGERDKEPIRNYSKSARRKLLFG, from the exons ATGGGGGTGGGTGGAAACTTCTGGGAATTGCTGAAACCGTATCGTCGAGCAGAAGGGTTTGATTTCTTGAGAAACAAACGTGTAGCAGTGGACTTGTCATATTGGATTGTTCAGCAAGAAACTGCAGTCAAAGCCCACATTCGTAATCCTCATATCAGACTCACTTTTTTCCGTACCATCAATCTCTTCTCTAAG tttGGGGCATTTCCTGTTTTCGTCGTGGATGGTACTGCGTCACCGCTTAAGTCCCAGGCAAGGATTGCACGTTTTTTTCGGGCATCAGGAATTGATCTATCGAGTTTGCCTTTGGCTGAGGAGGGCATTTCAATTGAGAGGAACAAGGCATTTCAGAAATGCGAACAAGAATGTGTG GAGCTTCTTGAACTACTTGGGGTGTCAGTCCTAAAGGCAAAAGGAGAAGCTGAAGCACTCTGTGCACAGTTGAATCAAGAAGGACAAGTTGATGCTTGTATTACTGCTGATAGCGATGCATTTCTTTTTGGAGCCAAATGtgttatcaaaaatatccaacccAACTCCAAA GAACCATTTGAGTGCTATCACATGTCGGATATTGAGTCTGGTCTTGGGCTGCGGAGAAATCACTTGATAGCAATTTCACTTTTGGTGGGAAATGACCACAACTTGATTGGTGTCCCTGGGATTGGGCTTGAAACAGCACTTCGTTTTGTCAAATCTTTCAGTGAAGATGAGATCTTGTATAG GTTGCAGGAAATAGGTGGAGGGGATGTACAGGTGCTTCAGCGTGATGTCAACTTAGACTGTAATTTTATACCCAGTTCAGATGAGAGCCCTCAGAAGACCAAAGTGCGACACTGTTCATTCTGTGGGCATCCTGGCAGCAAGAAAGCTCACCTCAAGTTTGCTTGTCAGTATTGCAGTTCCAATGCCGACGAGGGTTGCATTCAGAAACCGTCGGGCTTCAAGTGTAATTGTTCCTCGTGTGATTTG gataataaagaaaaagaacagaaaagaaaTGAGAATTGGCAGATTAAAGTTTGCAGAATGATCACCTCGGAGCAGAATTTCCCAAACAATGAGATTACAGAAATGTACTTGAACAAACACCAGCAGTCTG ATGGTGATTATCATTTAACATGGTCAAGTCCAAAGACAGATATGCTAGTTGATTATCTGGCTTATTATCAGCACTGGGAGCCATCTTATACGCGACAAAGAATGCTTCCTATCTTATCCACCATATTTCTAAGAGACGTGGCCTCAAATTCAAAAGATCAATTGTTATGCGGACAGTATGAATTTGATTCCATTCAGCGGGTAAAGACAAGATTTGGACATCAACTTTACGTAATCAATTGGAAGAAAACGACACGTGAAATGAGCAATGAAATCTGCATCCCCTCTGAAAACCCTGATACGGAGCAGGAGCTGAGGATAGCTGATGATGAGTCGAAAGATTTGCTCGATGAGCCTGAGGTTCTGCAGATTCATATCAAGGACGGATGCAGCTTTTTATCAACTGAAGAAGATATGGAGCTTGTACAGAGTGCTTTTCCAGAAAAGGTTTCCCAGTTCTTGAGAGATAAG GAGCTAAAAGAAACAAAATCAAGTAGAAAAAGATCAGTGAAGCCTGAAAATTCAGAATCACCGAGAGGCGTTCAACCCAGCATCACCAACTTCTACCGATCATCCAAAGTCCAGGTGACGCCTGGGAATGAAACTGGAAGTTCAAAGATTAGTGCGGATACTTCTGGAGAGAGAGATAAAGAACCCATCCGAAACTACTCCAAGTCTGCTAGACGCAAGCTTTTGTTTGGTTAG
- the LOC107801586 gene encoding flap endonuclease GEN-like 1 isoform X1, with product MGVGGNFWELLKPYRRAEGFDFLRNKRVAVDLSYWIVQQETAVKAHIRNPHIRLTFFRTINLFSKFGAFPVFVVDGTASPLKSQARIARFFRASGIDLSSLPLAEEGISIERNKAFQKCEQECVELLELLGVSVLKAKGEAEALCAQLNQEGQVDACITADSDAFLFGAKCVIKNIQPNSKEPFECYHMSDIESGLGLRRNHLIAISLLVGNDHNLIGVPGIGLETALRFVKSFSEDEILYRLQEIGGGDVQVLQRDVNLDCNFIPSSDESPQKTKVRHCSFCGHPGSKKAHLKFACQYCSSNADEGCIQKPSGFKCNCSSCDLDNKEKEQKRNENWQIKVCRMITSEQNFPNNEITEMYLNKHQQSADGDYHLTWSSPKTDMLVDYLAYYQHWEPSYTRQRMLPILSTIFLRDVASNSKDQLLCGQYEFDSIQRVKTRFGHQLYVINWKKTTREMSNEICIPSENPDTEQELRIADDESKDLLDEPEVLQIHIKDGCSFLSTEEDMELVQSAFPEKVSQFLRDKELKETKSSRKRSVKPENSESPRGVQPSITNFYRSSKVQVTPGNETGSSKISADTSGERDKEPIRNYSKSARRKLLFG from the exons ATGGGGGTGGGTGGAAACTTCTGGGAATTGCTGAAACCGTATCGTCGAGCAGAAGGGTTTGATTTCTTGAGAAACAAACGTGTAGCAGTGGACTTGTCATATTGGATTGTTCAGCAAGAAACTGCAGTCAAAGCCCACATTCGTAATCCTCATATCAGACTCACTTTTTTCCGTACCATCAATCTCTTCTCTAAG tttGGGGCATTTCCTGTTTTCGTCGTGGATGGTACTGCGTCACCGCTTAAGTCCCAGGCAAGGATTGCACGTTTTTTTCGGGCATCAGGAATTGATCTATCGAGTTTGCCTTTGGCTGAGGAGGGCATTTCAATTGAGAGGAACAAGGCATTTCAGAAATGCGAACAAGAATGTGTG GAGCTTCTTGAACTACTTGGGGTGTCAGTCCTAAAGGCAAAAGGAGAAGCTGAAGCACTCTGTGCACAGTTGAATCAAGAAGGACAAGTTGATGCTTGTATTACTGCTGATAGCGATGCATTTCTTTTTGGAGCCAAATGtgttatcaaaaatatccaacccAACTCCAAA GAACCATTTGAGTGCTATCACATGTCGGATATTGAGTCTGGTCTTGGGCTGCGGAGAAATCACTTGATAGCAATTTCACTTTTGGTGGGAAATGACCACAACTTGATTGGTGTCCCTGGGATTGGGCTTGAAACAGCACTTCGTTTTGTCAAATCTTTCAGTGAAGATGAGATCTTGTATAG GTTGCAGGAAATAGGTGGAGGGGATGTACAGGTGCTTCAGCGTGATGTCAACTTAGACTGTAATTTTATACCCAGTTCAGATGAGAGCCCTCAGAAGACCAAAGTGCGACACTGTTCATTCTGTGGGCATCCTGGCAGCAAGAAAGCTCACCTCAAGTTTGCTTGTCAGTATTGCAGTTCCAATGCCGACGAGGGTTGCATTCAGAAACCGTCGGGCTTCAAGTGTAATTGTTCCTCGTGTGATTTG gataataaagaaaaagaacagaaaagaaaTGAGAATTGGCAGATTAAAGTTTGCAGAATGATCACCTCGGAGCAGAATTTCCCAAACAATGAGATTACAGAAATGTACTTGAACAAACACCAGCAGTCTG CAGATGGTGATTATCATTTAACATGGTCAAGTCCAAAGACAGATATGCTAGTTGATTATCTGGCTTATTATCAGCACTGGGAGCCATCTTATACGCGACAAAGAATGCTTCCTATCTTATCCACCATATTTCTAAGAGACGTGGCCTCAAATTCAAAAGATCAATTGTTATGCGGACAGTATGAATTTGATTCCATTCAGCGGGTAAAGACAAGATTTGGACATCAACTTTACGTAATCAATTGGAAGAAAACGACACGTGAAATGAGCAATGAAATCTGCATCCCCTCTGAAAACCCTGATACGGAGCAGGAGCTGAGGATAGCTGATGATGAGTCGAAAGATTTGCTCGATGAGCCTGAGGTTCTGCAGATTCATATCAAGGACGGATGCAGCTTTTTATCAACTGAAGAAGATATGGAGCTTGTACAGAGTGCTTTTCCAGAAAAGGTTTCCCAGTTCTTGAGAGATAAG GAGCTAAAAGAAACAAAATCAAGTAGAAAAAGATCAGTGAAGCCTGAAAATTCAGAATCACCGAGAGGCGTTCAACCCAGCATCACCAACTTCTACCGATCATCCAAAGTCCAGGTGACGCCTGGGAATGAAACTGGAAGTTCAAAGATTAGTGCGGATACTTCTGGAGAGAGAGATAAAGAACCCATCCGAAACTACTCCAAGTCTGCTAGACGCAAGCTTTTGTTTGGTTAG